The genomic DNA TTTTCCGCCGTTTCGGAGTATGGGTATGGCGCAGCTGGTAGCGCGAACATCAGGCCGGGATGAAATTTTTCGCTTCAATGCGACGACTGGCGTAGTGAATTTACCCGCTTTTCCTGTATAGTTAGCCAATATTCCCAACTGACTCATCATTCCATGCGCCAGCCTGCACTCACGACCACCGTCAGCTACCAAGCCCTGCAATCCCACGCCGCCGAAGCGCGCGACTGGCAGATGCGCCAGCTGTTCGCCGCCGATCCCCAGCGCTTTCCCGCGCTGACCGTCGACGCGGCCGGCCTGTTCCTGGACTATTCGAAAAACCGCCTGGATGGGCGCACCGTCGAGCTGTTGGTCGACCTGGCACGCGAACGCGGCGTCGAGGCGCAGCGCGACGCCATGTTTGCCGGCGACAAAATTAATCTTACCGAACATCGCAGCGTGCTGCACACGGCCCTGCGTATGCCGCGCGGCAAGGCGCTGGTGGTGGACGGCCAGGACGTCAATGCCGACGTGCACGCCGTGCTCGACCGCGTGAAAGCCTTTACCGACAAGGTGCGCAACGGCACCTGGCTGGGCTATAGCGGCAAGCCGATCACCGACATCGTCAACATCGGCATCGGCGGCTCCGACCTCGGCCCGAAGATGGCCGTGCTGGCGCTGCGCTCGTATGCCCATCCGCGCCTGAAGATGCACTTCGTCTCCAACGTGGACGGGCACGACATGGATGCCGTGCTGGCCCAGGTCAACCACGAGACGACCCTGTTCATCGTCGCGTCCAAGACCTTCACGACGGCCGAGACGATGCTGAACGCCCAGACGGCGCGGCGCTGGTTCCTGTGCGAAGGCCGCGAGGAAGACCTGGCGCGCCACTTCGTGGCCGTCTCCACCAACAAGGAAGCCGTCAGCAAGTTCGGCATCGACCTGGACAATATGTTCCCGTTCTGGGACTGGGTCGGCGGGCGCTACTCGGTCTGGTCGGCGATCGGCCTGTCGGTCGCGCTGGCGGTCGGCTTCGGCTACTTCCAGACCATGCTGGAAGGCGCCCATGCGATGGACGAGCACTTCCGCACCGCGCCGCTGGCGCAGAACATGCCGGTGCTGCTGGCGTTGATCGGCTTCTGGAACCGCCAGTTCCTGGGCGCCACCTCGCTGTCGATCGCGCCGTATCACCAGGACCTGAACCGCTTCCCGGCCTACCTGCAGCAGCTCGACATGGAAAGCAACGGCAAGCGCGTCACCAAGGGCGGCCAGCCGGTCGACACGCCGACCTGCCCGATCGTCTGGGGCGAGTGCGGCACCAACGCACAGCATGCCTACTTCCAGCTGCTGCACCAGGGCACGGACGTGGTGCCGATCGACTTCATCGCCGCACTGCGCGCCACGCACGACCTGGCAGGCCATCACGACGCGCTGCTGGCCAACTGCTTCGCGCAGTCGGAAGCGTTCATGAAGGGCAAGTCGGCCGACGAGGTACGCGCCGAGCTGCAGGCCCAGGGCCTGACGGACGCCAAAATCGATGAGCTGGTGCCGCACAAGACCTTCCCCGGCAACCGCCCGTCCAACACGATCCTGATGGACCAGCTGACACCCGCCACCCTGGGCGCGCTGATCGCGCTGTACGAGCACAAGACCTTCGTGCAGGGCGTGATCTGGGACATCGCCAGCTTCGACCAGTGGGGCGTGGAACTGGGCAAGGTGCTGGCCAAGAAAATCCAGGCCGAGCTGGAGGGCGACGTCGATCCGGGCGCGCACGACAGCTCCACCAATGGCCTGATCGTGATGGCGAAAGGCGCGAAAGTCCCATGAGCGAGATCACCGTCGTCTGGCAGGACCGCATGCAGGTGGGCGAATGCCCGCTGTGGGAACCGCGCGAGCAGGCGCTGTACTGGGTCGACATCGACGGCTTCGCGGTGCACCGGCTGGTCGCCACCACCGGCCGCCATGACGCTTGGCCGATGACGGCCGAACCGTCGGCGCTGGCGCGCCATGCGGCGGGCGGCGTGGTCGTCGCCACGCGCGCCGGCTTCGTCCATCTCGACCCCGCCACCGGCAACGTCACGCCGGTCGCGCCGGCGCCGTTCGACCAGACCAAGGCCCGCTTCAACGACGGCAAGGTGGACCCGGCCGGCCGCTTCTGGGTCGGCACGATCTACGAGCCGCGCGATCAACCCGCCGCCGAGATGTATGTGCTGGAAAAAGGCCAGGTCCGACTGGCCTGGTCGGGCGGCATGACCAACTCGAACGGCCTGGGCTTCAGCCCGGACGGCACGACGATGTACCACGCGGACACCACGTCGCACACGATCCGCCAGCTCGACTTCGACGCGAGCAGCGGCAGCGCGACCAACCTGCGCACCCTGGTCGAGTTCTCCCAGGACAAGGCCAACAACTACGGCGGCCGGCCGGACGGCGCCGCCGTCGACAGCGAAGGCAACTACTGGGTCGCCATGTTCGAGGGCGGCCGCATCGTCAAGCTGGCCCCCGACGGTACGCAGCTCGACGACATCGCACTGCCCGTGCGCTGCCCCACGATGGTGGCGTTCGGCGGGCCCGACCTGCGCACGCTGTACATCACGAGCGCGGGCAAGCGGCCG from Pseudoduganella armeniaca includes the following:
- the pgi gene encoding glucose-6-phosphate isomerase, producing MRQPALTTTVSYQALQSHAAEARDWQMRQLFAADPQRFPALTVDAAGLFLDYSKNRLDGRTVELLVDLARERGVEAQRDAMFAGDKINLTEHRSVLHTALRMPRGKALVVDGQDVNADVHAVLDRVKAFTDKVRNGTWLGYSGKPITDIVNIGIGGSDLGPKMAVLALRSYAHPRLKMHFVSNVDGHDMDAVLAQVNHETTLFIVASKTFTTAETMLNAQTARRWFLCEGREEDLARHFVAVSTNKEAVSKFGIDLDNMFPFWDWVGGRYSVWSAIGLSVALAVGFGYFQTMLEGAHAMDEHFRTAPLAQNMPVLLALIGFWNRQFLGATSLSIAPYHQDLNRFPAYLQQLDMESNGKRVTKGGQPVDTPTCPIVWGECGTNAQHAYFQLLHQGTDVVPIDFIAALRATHDLAGHHDALLANCFAQSEAFMKGKSADEVRAELQAQGLTDAKIDELVPHKTFPGNRPSNTILMDQLTPATLGALIALYEHKTFVQGVIWDIASFDQWGVELGKVLAKKIQAELEGDVDPGAHDSSTNGLIVMAKGAKVP
- a CDS encoding SMP-30/gluconolactonase/LRE family protein encodes the protein MSEITVVWQDRMQVGECPLWEPREQALYWVDIDGFAVHRLVATTGRHDAWPMTAEPSALARHAAGGVVVATRAGFVHLDPATGNVTPVAPAPFDQTKARFNDGKVDPAGRFWVGTIYEPRDQPAAEMYVLEKGQVRLAWSGGMTNSNGLGFSPDGTTMYHADTTSHTIRQLDFDASSGSATNLRTLVEFSQDKANNYGGRPDGAAVDSEGNYWVAMFEGGRIVKLAPDGTQLDDIALPVRCPTMVAFGGPDLRTLYITSAGKRPQAELDQYPLSGTVLALRVPVAGLEQPAYVG